From the Carya illinoinensis cultivar Pawnee chromosome 4, C.illinoinensisPawnee_v1, whole genome shotgun sequence genome, one window contains:
- the LOC122306866 gene encoding beta-1,4-mannosyl-glycoprotein 4-beta-N-acetylglucosaminyltransferase-like, producing MAPRPLRLNSRRPPPKFLFITLLILIPICVIGIFSHGQKISYLFRPLWDKPPPPFKRFPHYYAENVSMDHLCRLHGWSLRSQPRNVFDAIIFSNELDILEIRWRELFPYVTKFVILESNTTFTGILKPLFFRSNKARFAFAERKIVHDVFSGQVAARGSYDDPFALEAQQRRFMTGLLRRAGISYGDVLIMSDTDEIPSPNTVKLMQWCDGVPPVMHLELRNYMYSFEFPVDYSSWRATTHIYGPNTFYRHSRQTDLMFSDAGWHCSFCFRRIQEFVFKMTAYSHADRVRRRDFLDHSRIQKLICSGDDLFDMLPEEYTFQELIKKMGSIPRSASAVHLPAYLIENADKFGFLLPGGCLRKTE from the coding sequence ATGGCTCCACGACCTCTCCGCCTGAACTCCAGACGACCACCACCTAAGTTCCTTTTCATCACGCTCCTGATACTTATTCCTATTTGTGTGATTGGAATTTTCTCTCATGGCCAGAAGATATCCTATCTTTTCAGACCACTATGGGACAAACCGCCTCCCCCCTTTAAACGCTTTCCACACTATTATGCTGAAAATGTATCAATGGACCACCTTTGCCGCCTTCATGGCTGGTCGTTGCGGTCCCAACCCCGCAACGTTTTTGATGCCATCATCTTCAGCAATGAATTGGACATACTGGAGATCAGGTGGCGTGAGCTTTTTCCCTATGTCACAAAATTTGTAATCCTTGAGTCCAATACCACTTTCACAGGCATTCTCAAACCTCTCTTCTTTCGTTCAAACAAGGCTCGATTTGCTTTTGCTGAGAGGAAAATTGTCCATGATGTGTTCTCTGGTCAAGTTGCAGCGCGCGGATCATATGATGATCCATTTGCACTTGAGGCTCAACAACGTAGGTTTATGACTGGGTTACTTCGCCGTGCGGGGATTTCCTATGGTGATGTTCTTATCATGTCAGATACCGATGAGATACCAAGCCCAAATACCGTGAAACTAATGCAATGGTGTGATGGGGTGCCACCTGTAATGCATCTCGAGCTCAGGAACTATATGTATTCATTTGAGTTCCCGGTGGACTACAGCAGCTGGCGAGCCACAACCCACATCTATGGCCCTAACACCTTTTACCGGCACTCACGCCAAACCGATCTGATGTTCTCTGATGCTGGATGGCATTGTAGCTTTTGCTTTCGGCGTATTCAGGAGTTTGTGTTTAAGATGACTGCTTATAGCCATGCAGATCGTGTGAGGCGGAGAGACTTCTTGGATCATTCAAGAATTCAGAAGCTCATTTGCAGCGGTGATGATCTTTTTGACATGCTACCCGAAGAGTACACTTTCCAGGAGTTGATTAAAAAGATGGGATCAATACCCCGTTCAGCTTCTGCAGTTCATCTACCTGCCTACTTGATAGAGAATGCAGATAAGTTTGGGTTCCTTCTCCCAGGGGGATGTTTAAGAAAAACAGAATGA